The Lewinellaceae bacterium genome has a segment encoding these proteins:
- a CDS encoding response regulator yields MKLRILIVEDEVLIAETIKLFLEEQGHQVQEICISYEEALEAYERDRPDLVILDIRLYGQKSGIDVANFLQEQPEKTPFIYLTSQHDRRIFDLALETTPYGYLGKPMQKETLWTTVETAYRLYQEGTPPTITLTLFDGQKNHRVDEREIVCVKSDHVYSNVHLVDGSKIVTRKPISQFLENIKSRLLFQCHRSFIINTQHVSGWDNDTVTLVSGEVVPVSRSRREMLVHLMESSD; encoded by the coding sequence ATGAAATTAAGGATTTTAATCGTGGAAGACGAGGTACTTATCGCCGAAACGATTAAACTATTTCTGGAAGAACAAGGCCACCAGGTGCAGGAAATTTGTATTTCTTACGAAGAAGCCCTGGAAGCCTACGAACGCGACCGCCCGGACCTGGTGATCCTCGATATTCGGCTATACGGACAAAAATCAGGCATTGATGTTGCCAATTTCCTGCAGGAACAGCCTGAAAAAACACCTTTCATTTATCTCACCTCACAACACGATCGGCGCATTTTTGACCTGGCGCTGGAAACCACTCCTTATGGTTACCTGGGCAAACCCATGCAAAAAGAAACCCTCTGGACGACCGTAGAGACGGCCTACCGCCTATATCAGGAAGGAACGCCTCCTACGATAACTTTAACCCTCTTCGACGGACAAAAAAATCACCGCGTTGATGAACGGGAGATTGTGTGTGTAAAATCCGATCACGTGTATTCCAATGTCCACCTCGTAGATGGCAGCAAGATCGTTACGCGCAAACCGATAAGCCAGTTTTTGGAAAACATCAAAAGCAGGCTTCTTTTCCAGTGTCACAGGAGTTTCATCATCAATACCCAGCATGTGAGTGGCTGGGACAATGATACCGTTACTTTGGTGAGTGGGGAGGTGGTGCCGGTGAGTCGGTCGAGGCGGGAGATGTTGGTGCATTTGATGGAAAGTTCTGATTAG
- a CDS encoding sensor histidine kinase produces the protein MLNFKKYVYGLLLLFSWSTLAGSDCNLPELEASYKQLWQLVDAFETSTALPLADSLIQEMEEMGQSDCLLYWWIKYEKGEILEICNKNEEALSLYYEVVRNAEQARKWELVAETYISIARIHEAIGRQEDCLRNLTIARQIIQKHQLNAVSSRYAIRYASYHRIYDNRDSARIYATKAVVSGKQYGVQRSELDGHLLMGIVTDNIDESIYHFEEAVKISLDRKSYFSAALQQLNITDRYLKTGNLEKADSSLNLSYAFAKNIPENYPGYYTAYSRLHNSKRILFEQLGMIDSAYFYFRKSIEAGKLSSPLINQDAISQQETAFAIEKEQDKLRFEKQRSFYMRWGLLLMGLLLIAMAAGHFNNERKKRFIAKQTDLISKKNEELNASLHKQSMLLSEVHHRVKNNLQLVMSLLTLKGRKLPDPDVQAHFDDLANKVHSIALIHEQLYKADQFDEVNLKNYLRDLTNHFQSLQNVDEPFQFQLKTAEIFLNLETVLPIGIICSELISNSLKYARRSDRGLILSLAVRKAEDKYEFLYQDNGPGYPEKTLKHKPDSMGGMLISSMVRQLKADCSTYNQEGAVFTLSFQKKPVSTV, from the coding sequence GTGTTAAATTTTAAAAAATATGTTTATGGGCTCCTGCTTTTATTCAGTTGGAGTACCCTTGCAGGAAGTGACTGCAACCTGCCGGAACTGGAAGCCAGCTATAAGCAACTATGGCAGTTGGTAGATGCCTTCGAAACCAGTACCGCACTGCCCCTGGCAGATTCTTTGATACAGGAAATGGAGGAGATGGGCCAATCAGATTGTCTTCTTTACTGGTGGATCAAATATGAAAAAGGGGAGATACTGGAAATCTGCAACAAAAATGAAGAAGCCCTCAGCTTGTATTATGAGGTGGTGAGGAATGCAGAACAAGCAAGGAAATGGGAACTCGTTGCCGAGACTTATATCTCTATTGCCAGAATTCACGAGGCCATCGGCAGGCAGGAGGATTGTCTGCGAAATTTAACGATTGCCAGACAAATTATCCAAAAACACCAACTAAATGCCGTATCCTCGCGATATGCAATTCGTTATGCTTCCTATCACAGGATCTATGATAACCGGGATAGTGCACGTATTTATGCCACCAAAGCGGTTGTTTCCGGGAAGCAATATGGCGTACAAAGGTCTGAGCTGGATGGTCACCTACTGATGGGGATTGTGACAGATAATATAGATGAATCCATTTATCATTTTGAGGAAGCGGTAAAAATCTCCCTGGACAGGAAATCTTATTTTAGCGCTGCGCTTCAGCAGTTAAATATTACTGATCGTTATTTAAAAACCGGTAATCTTGAAAAAGCAGACTCCTCACTTAACCTGAGTTATGCTTTTGCAAAAAACATACCTGAAAATTACCCGGGCTATTACACTGCCTATAGTCGTCTGCACAATTCCAAACGGATCTTATTTGAGCAACTAGGCATGATCGATTCGGCCTATTTTTACTTCAGAAAAAGTATTGAAGCAGGAAAGCTATCCAGTCCACTTATTAACCAGGACGCAATAAGCCAACAGGAAACTGCCTTCGCCATAGAAAAAGAACAGGACAAGTTGCGTTTTGAAAAACAAAGGTCGTTTTATATGCGATGGGGACTCTTATTAATGGGCCTGCTATTGATCGCGATGGCCGCGGGGCATTTCAATAATGAGCGAAAAAAACGATTCATCGCTAAACAAACAGACCTCATCTCCAAAAAAAATGAGGAATTGAACGCATCCCTACACAAACAATCCATGCTGCTCTCCGAGGTGCATCACCGGGTAAAAAATAACCTTCAGCTGGTCATGAGCCTGCTGACCCTCAAAGGAAGGAAGCTTCCTGATCCCGATGTCCAGGCGCACTTTGATGACCTCGCCAATAAAGTCCACAGCATCGCCCTGATCCATGAGCAGCTTTACAAGGCTGATCAATTTGATGAAGTCAATCTCAAAAATTACCTGAGAGACCTCACCAATCATTTTCAAAGCCTGCAAAACGTAGATGAACCTTTTCAGTTCCAGCTGAAAACGGCCGAAATATTCCTAAACCTGGAGACCGTTTTGCCTATTGGCATCATCTGTTCCGAGCTCATCAGCAATTCCCTGAAATATGCCCGGCGATCTGACCGTGGACTTATCCTGAGCCTCGCCGTTCGAAAAGCTGAGGACAAATATGAATTTCTTTACCAGGACAATGGCCCCGGATATCCCGAAAAAACGCTAAAACACAAACCCGACAGCATGGGGGGCATGCTCATCAGCAGCATGGTCAGGCAATTAAAGGCCGATTGCAGTACCTATAACCAGGAAGGGGCTGTTTTCACTTTATCTTTTCAGAAAAAACCGGTTTCCACAGTTTAA